From a single Oceanobacillus kimchii X50 genomic region:
- a CDS encoding bifunctional ADP-dependent NAD(P)H-hydrate dehydratase/NAD(P)H-hydrate epimerase, whose product MFIVTAEEMYGIDRETMGSIGVDGKILMENAGREVSREIKKRITKKDVITVLVGGGNNGGDGFVVARTLHVEGYSVKVVQVVGDEKIKGDADYHKNLFLRCNGLIFYRDFISDEVKHIIKDSTVIVDAMVGIGVRGTLKDSILSIAQFVNESNKQVIAIDIPSGLPADEYHSEFYAVQADTTVVIGALKQSLFLQDTASYYGEWMMVSIGFPFEVIHQYTDKQWWNITDFQSSFPKRKENSHKGTHGRGLVIGGNHLMPGSVMMTTRAAVRSGAGLTTTGTSKSVISMMASSCNESMYIPIQEQEGYLSGASEIDYSVYDAVAIGMGIGRKKVTQKLIQETITAAKGILLVDADGLYHLKDQLNELKSRQKPTILTPHPGEMATLLDVTISEILQKPFSFSKEFAMEYGVYLVLKGKFTIITSPTGRQVVESGGNPGLAKGGSGDVLSGIILAMVMQDQPIFEAICNACYLHSASADNLVKEKHSVYDLTATDIIEGIPNVLRTLTSSE is encoded by the coding sequence ATGTTTATTGTCACCGCAGAAGAAATGTACGGTATTGATAGGGAAACAATGGGAAGTATCGGTGTAGACGGAAAGATATTAATGGAAAATGCAGGTAGAGAAGTAAGTAGGGAAATCAAAAAAAGAATAACAAAAAAGGATGTCATTACGGTACTTGTCGGTGGAGGGAATAACGGAGGAGATGGGTTTGTAGTAGCTCGGACGTTACATGTGGAAGGCTACAGTGTAAAAGTAGTCCAAGTTGTCGGTGATGAAAAAATTAAAGGAGATGCAGATTATCATAAAAATTTGTTTCTCCGATGCAACGGATTGATATTTTATCGAGATTTTATATCGGATGAAGTAAAGCACATTATAAAAGATTCAACAGTAATTGTTGATGCAATGGTAGGAATAGGAGTAAGGGGAACATTAAAAGATTCCATATTATCTATTGCACAATTCGTAAATGAATCAAATAAACAAGTGATTGCTATTGATATTCCATCGGGGCTTCCAGCAGATGAATATCATTCTGAATTTTATGCTGTACAAGCTGATACAACAGTCGTAATTGGAGCCTTAAAACAGTCGTTATTTTTACAGGATACAGCTTCCTATTATGGAGAATGGATGATGGTCTCCATTGGTTTTCCATTTGAAGTCATTCATCAATATACGGATAAGCAGTGGTGGAACATAACAGATTTTCAATCTTCTTTTCCTAAGCGAAAGGAAAATTCCCATAAAGGAACGCATGGCAGAGGGTTAGTAATAGGGGGTAATCATTTAATGCCCGGATCTGTCATGATGACTACGAGGGCAGCAGTACGATCTGGAGCGGGATTGACGACAACGGGCACTTCCAAATCTGTAATATCTATGATGGCTTCTAGTTGTAATGAATCCATGTATATACCAATTCAAGAACAAGAGGGTTATCTTTCCGGTGCATCAGAAATTGATTATTCTGTATATGATGCAGTAGCAATTGGAATGGGAATTGGTAGAAAGAAAGTAACACAAAAACTGATTCAGGAAACAATTACTGCAGCGAAAGGTATATTACTTGTAGATGCAGATGGGCTTTATCATTTAAAAGATCAATTAAATGAATTGAAGTCACGACAAAAACCTACAATACTCACTCCACATCCTGGAGAAATGGCAACTTTACTAGATGTAACCATATCAGAAATATTGCAAAAACCATTTAGTTTTAGTAAGGAATTCGCGATGGAGTATGGGGTATATTTAGTATTAAAAGGAAAATTTACTATTATTACATCACCTACAGGTAGGCAAGTTGTTGAATCTGGAGGGAATCCTGGCCTTGCTAAGGGTGGTAGTGGAGATGTATTATCAGGGATTATCCTTGCTATGGTAATGCAAGATCAACCGATATTTGAAGCAATCTGTAATGCTTGTTATTTACATTCTGCTTCAGCAGATAATTTAGTGAAAGAAAAGCATTCCGTCTATGATTTAACTGCAACTGATATTATTGAAGGAATCCCTAATGTCCTGCGTACATTAACTTCTAGTGAGTGA